Genomic window (Magnolia sinica isolate HGM2019 chromosome 10, MsV1, whole genome shotgun sequence):
acctcgactggtcatgcagcctgcatgaccggtcgagatGACCCCACAACCGGTCGtgaatgggccacgaccggtcgaacacctcGGGATCAAAAACagtgctcactggactttgagtcgagccggaccctacaaccggtcgagcatggctctcgaccggttgaggacggtcccagatgtggctccacatcttaacaccAACTTCCCTGTCTCGAGTTGGGTAATCCCTTCCATGGCTGCTACTGCTGAGAATGCCCAACAACATCCTATTTGGTAACACCAGATAGCAAGTTAGCTGACACTAGTTAACAATGTCATATTCCTTTTTAGAACAAAGTTGCAGTAATAATCCAAGAAAATCAGCTAAATTCCTTTCTTTCTCCAATCCATACTAGATGGAACAGTCACGTTCTCATACATGAACGACGTGTCTCTCAATTCTGTTGTTTGAGTGGGCATAAATCTGTTACGTCTGGCCTTGAACTCCACGTTGGTTTGGTCTGCAAATTCATTTACACTTAGCTTGTAAGATCGGTCCCCAGCATTGTTGAAGGATTCTATGAATTCCACATTGTCCTTGAATATCTTGAAACGTAGCTCTTTCTCAGATGCATCCTTGTATGTGCGACCATATCGAGACATCCATTGCTCGTGCCTGTCTGACATGGACACTTCCTGTAGAGTGCGGCCCATGGCTTGAGAAGCCCACACTCCCAAGATGAACAAGGCCATGAAGAAAGATTTGGTTGAGGAAGCCATGGTGTTAGCTGAGGAGTGTGTGGATGATATGATGATGTGGTGCATACACTTGCTCTAAGTTCAGTTTATATACGGgatattgggccccacatgattcaCTAATCTGCATTGCTTTATTGTTACTGTGGTGAAGATGGAGACTTGATGTACGTGCCCGATCAAATGCATTGATTCAGACGGTTAAAAGGACATTTTTTAACCTAGCTAACCCATcttatacttgaatttcatgcACGTTGCGCTTCTCTGTACTAACATTCTATGTTTCTAGCATACTCTGACAGCGgtatttttttattaatattacAAGTGGTTTAAGAGAAATGTTCACATGCAACTTGGTGCGCGAGCTTTCACGTACAATGCTTTTGGTGACCCACAGCCTACATTGATGCAGGGTCACACCATCAACTACCAATTAATTTGGTGGTGTAACCTGCCTGATGAGTAGACCATCCTGTTTTTTTGGCTCCTGGTGATCTATACTTGAGTGGTAAGGTCGTTTGACATACATTTGTATGCCATCCTCAAGCTTCTAGAGAAATTAGTGATTTTGACATCACTTTTCCTAATACATCCACCTTTTATATTAAATATTAATAATTTatatggtatcagagtataaaatAATTGTTTGAAATTTGGAAACAAGCAAATACTACACCCATAATGCTCACAGTCCTGCGATAGTGGCAATTGAAATCTTATGGTTGAAAACtttatgggatccatcatgatatttatttgccatccagatTGTTTAAGAAGAGAAAACATAAGtatcatcttaatctaaaacttctgtgcccccaggaaattttcaacagtaaactTAAAATTCCCACTGATTCTTGTGGTTCTCACTTAAGCCTtccatctgcctcctttttgggctcatgccataaaatgatatgtccaaatagatggacagtgcagataaaatatatatatcagagtgggtcaatatatatatcagtgggtcccacagacgtCTTGACATGACCCTCTCCATCTCTAGCTATGCCCTAGTGGAGGTCTTACCCAATCCATGCCCTTGATAGCGCCATTGATAGTATATGTAAACAAAGGAGAACGTATACGAAAAGATTGCTATAACAAAAGGAAGCCTGTCCCTGTAGCCATCCACACCATTACATTTGCCCCGGCAcgtaggctctctctctctctctctctctctctctctctctctctctctctctctctatctttgtaCAATGGCTTCCATGATGACCTCTTCTCGAACTGGTGAAGAATAAGAAAACCCAAACAAATATCTGTAACATTCTTAATACACACCctcatcaaataagaaaaagggAAGATGAGATTGTTATTTAGTGTTTATAGTAATTGTGGCTCAAATGTTCCAAAATAGGTTGTTGTTGGGCATTCTGAGCCGTTGCAGCCACATAAGGAATTACACAACTTAAAATGGATAAGTTGATttttgacgcagggaaggacgtgtagAGGTTGAGCATcctcttccttaaggataactactccgaatttaTGGAGTTTCTTTCGACTCCCCACAGAGATGCCTCGAATAcacgaggaaaaataaaaattaattctaaaaaaattcaaaatacctttattgatgatgaaaaacaagtttacaactctttaaatatgGTTACGAACCCTAgggagaagtttcaaaatcatactataactaaaactcctagaaatcgtgacttactataaatattaaacttactatttatagacggtcgtgattcctactagtgcacatggttttcggccaaaactaGTGTCTTATTTAGCCGAACCATGGTGTTCCCCTAACTATTCTAGGTACTTTTGATGTTGAGCAggactcctaaagcccaacggaagaagagttatactcaaactagaacttactataaatagtaaaattgaaattaaaataggaattcaaCCGTCTATCTgagggtattttgcaaattcggcgtGTGCCTGGATAAAG
Coding sequences:
- the LOC131217422 gene encoding senescence-specific cysteine protease SAG39-like produces the protein MASSTKSFFMALFILGVWASQAMGRTLQEVSMSDRHEQWMSRYGRTYKDASEKELRFKIFKDNVEFIESFNNAGDRSYKLSVNEFADQTNVEFKARRNRFMPTQTTELRDTSFMYENVTVPSSMDWRKKGI